The proteins below come from a single Calonectris borealis chromosome 33, bCalBor7.hap1.2, whole genome shotgun sequence genomic window:
- the DHX16 gene encoding pre-mRNA-splicing factor ATP-dependent RNA helicase DHX16, which yields MAAAAATAALERWVSGELQALLGLSGRHVPAFLVALARRSRSVEELLERLRETEALRVEEPRVRAFARELWDKVPREAPREPPGRAAERAARELQRRSQGYRLVDSDDEGPGPAPSSASSHGSAPSMADASHRRRRHLRRCRSESPEASSPSPPPPPAPEPPEEPEAEWEASERERLRDLEERDAFAERLRRRDRDRTRTVLSRPDAKAYEEAQKRLKVAEEDQKILVPELRKKSRREYLVKRERDKLEELEAEIADEEYLFGEEALTGAERRELEYKRRVRDLAREYKRAGEKEELEKRNRYYIPEETRGKKIPEREETTGGEEERMAPRDEQRRWEEERIGAASLRFGARDAARRQPPKDYDFVLEEDEMIQFVSAVQMKGTEPDKEAPAPVPEAERRRQSAQEVRRSLPIFPYRDELVAAIAQHQILVIEGETGSGKTTQIPQYLHEEGYTRQGLKIGITQPRRVAAMSVAARVAVEMGTKLGNEVGYSIRFEDCTSERTVLKYMTDGMLLREFLTEPDLGSYSVIMVDEAHERTLHTDVLFGLIKDIARFRPQLKVLVASATLDTQRFSAFFDQAPVFRIPGRRFPVDIYYTKVTGTAGTAGDGGEQGGRGGLCLAR from the exons atggcggcggcggcggcgacggcggcgcTGGAGCGGTGGGTGTCCGGGGAGCTGCAggcgctgctggggctgagcGGGCGGCACGTCCCCGCCTTCCTGGTGGCGCTGGCGCGGCGGAGCCGCAGcgtggaggagctgctggagcggcTGCGGGAAACCGAGGCGCTGCGGGTGGAGGAGCCGCGCGTGCGCGCCTTCGCGCGGGAGCTCTGGGACAAG GTCCCCCGGGAGGCGCCGCGGGAGCCCCCGGGCCGAGCGGCTGAGCGGGCGGCGCGGGAGCTGCAGCGCCGCAGCCAGGGCTACCGATTGGTCGATAGCGACGATGAGGGGCCAGGCCCTGCCCCCAGCTCCGCCTCCTCCCATGGCTCCGCCCCCAGCATGGCCGACGCTTCCCACCGCCGACGCCGCCACCTCCGCCGCTGCCGCTCCGAGTCGCCCGAGGCCTCCAGCCCgtcgccgccgccaccccc AGCTCCGGAGCCTCCCGAGGAGCCGGAAGCGGAATGGGAAGCGTCGGAGCGGGAACGGCTGCGGGACCTGGAGGAACGCGACGCCTTCGCCGAGCGCCTGCGCCGCCGCGACCGCGACCGCACACGCACCGTCCTCTCCCGCCCCGACGCCAAG GCTTACGAAGAAGCCCAGAAACGCCTCAAAGTCGCCGAAGAAGATCAAAAAATCCTG gttCCAGAACTCCGGAAAAAATCCCGTCGGGAATATTTAGTTAAACGGGAACGGGATAAATTAGAAGAATTGGAAGCGGAAATCGCCGACGAGGAATATTTGTTCGGAGAAGAGGCGCTGACGGGGGCGGAACGGCGGGAGCTGGAATACAAACGCCGCGTCCGGGATCTGGCTCGCGAGTACAAACGCGCCGGGGAgaaggaggagctggagaaaaggaaCCGCTATTACATCCCCGAGGAAACGCGGGGCAAG AAGATCCCGGAGCGCGAGGAAACgacaggaggggaggaagagcgCATGGCCCCCCGGGACGAGCAGCGGCGGTGGGAGGAGGAGCGAATCGGGGCGGCTTCCCTGAGGTTTGGGGCGCGCGATgccgcccgccggcagccccccaaAGATTACGACTTCGTGTTGGAGGAAGATGAGATGATCCAGTTCGTCAGCGCCGTGCAGATGAAGGGCACCGAACCCGATAag GAGGCGCCGGCGCCGGTGCCGGAGGCGGAGCGGCGGCGCCAGTCGGCGCAGGAGGTGCGCCGCAGCCTCCCCATCTTCCCCTACCGCGACGAGCTGGTGGCCGCCATCGCCCAGCACCAGATCTTGGTCATCGAGGGGGAAACTGGTTCCGGCAAGACCACCCAGATCCCCCAGTACCTGCACGAggag ggctaCACGCGCCAGGGGCTGAAGATCGGCATCACGCAGCCGCGGCGCGTGGCCGCCATGAGCGTGGCCGCCCGCGTGGCCGTCGAGATGGGCACCAAACTGGGCAACGAg GTGGGGTACAGCATCCGCTTCGAGGACTGCACGTCGGAGCGGACGGTGCTGAAGTACATGACGGACGGGATGCTGCTGCGGGAGTTCCTGACCGAGCCCGACCTCGGCTCCTACAG CGTGATCATGGTGGACGAGGCCCACGAGCGCACCCTGCACACCGACGTCCTCTTCGGGCTGATCAAGGACATCGCCCGGTTCCGTCCCCAgctgaaggtgctggtggcctcGGCCACCCTCGACACCCAGCGCTTCTCCGCCTTCTTCGACCAGGCCCCCGTCTTCCGCATCCCCGGGCGCCGCTTCCCCGTCGACATCTACTACACCAAGGtgacggggacagcggggacagcgggggacgggggggagcaggggggt AGGGGTGGCTTGTGCCTGGCtcgctga